TCAAGGCACCTGCACTCCTGATTTATCTGTCAGGGGATGCTTTTGGGAAAAATTTACGGAGGAACAACTACGATGTTAATCATGATCAGATCAATAGTCAGGCCTGAGAAGGCGGATGCCGTGTTGGCGGCGTTGATGGATGCGGGTTTTCCCGCGGTAACCAAATATTCGGTGGCCGGGCGCGGCAAGCAGCGCGGGATCAAGATCGGCGAGGTCACTTACGATGAGCTGCCCAAGGTCATGTTGATGAGTGTGGTCAACGCGGCGGACAAGGATTTCGTGATCCAGACCATTATGGATACCGCCCGTTCCAAGGGGAAAGGCGCCTTCGGTGACGGCAAGATTTTCGTTACCGAGGTCGAGGAATCCTACACCATCAGCTCCGGGGTCAAGGAGACTGCGGCCGCCGCCGAGGAGGTCCCGGCATGAAAGAGGTGATCGCCGTGGTGCGAATCAATATGATGAACCAGACCAAGCAGGCCCTCACCGACTGCGGGGTCGATGCCTTCTTCGCCCACGAGGCCCACGGCCGGGGCAAGGGTTTTGTCAATCCGCAGATCCTGGAAGGCGTGGAACAGGGCTATGAAGAGGCCGCCTCCCTGCTCGGCGAGAAGGGCAAACTCTATGCCAAGCGCATGATCACCGCGGTGGTCGAAGACAAAATGGTGAAATGCGTGGTGGAAACCATCATCAATACGAATCAGACCGGCATGCCGGGGGACGGCAAGGTTTTTGTCCTTCCCTTGAGTGATGCGGTCCGGGTCAGAACGGGAGAGCGGGGCGTCAAGTCCATCTCATAAGGAGAAGAGTATGACAACAGCAACCAAGAAAAAAATGGTGCAGTGGGCGCCCGCCGATCTCAAGGCGGAACTGATCGCCAAGTATCCGCCCAAGGTGGCCCGCAAACGCGCCAAGCAGATCATGATCAACGAGGCGCTGCAGAACGACACCCCGACGCTTACCGCCAACGTCCGGACCATTCCCGGGATCATCACCATGCGCGGCTGCACCTATGCCGGGTGCAAGGGCGTAATCATGGGGCCGACCCGAGATATCGTGAACCTGGTGCACGGCCCGATCGGCTGCAGCTTCTATGCCTGGCTGACCCGGAGGAACCAGACCGACGCCGGCCCGGACGGTGAGAACTACATGACCTACTGTTTCTCCACCGACATGCAGGAGCAGGACATCATCTTCGGCGGCGAGAAGAAGCTGGCCGCCGCGATCCAGGAGGCGTACGACCTTTTTCATCCGAAATCGATCGCCGTTTTTGCCACCTGTCCGGTGGGGCTGATCGGGGACGATATCCACACCGTCGCCGCCAATATGAAGAAAAAACTCGGCGACTGCAATGTCTACGCCTTTTCCTGTGAAGGGTACAAGGGTGTTTCCCAGTCGGCGGGGCACCATATCGCGAATAACCAGGTTTTCCGGCATCTGGTCGGAGAGAACGACGTGCCGAAGGAAGGCAAGTACAAGATCAACCTGCTCGGCGAATACAACATCGGCGGCGACGGCTTCGAGATCGACCGGATCTTCAAAAAATGCGGGATCACCTGCATCTCGACCTTCTCCGGCAACTCGACCTACGACCAGTTCACCTCGTCCCATCAGGCCGATCTCAATGCGGTCATGTGCCACCGTTCGATCAACTACGTGGCCGACATGATGGAGACCAAGTACGGGATTCCCTGGATCAAGGTGAACTTTATCGGCGCGAAAGCAACCGCGAAAAGTTTACGCAAGATCGCCGAGTACTTCGGCGATAAAAAACTGATCGAGACGGTGGAGAAGGTGATCGCCGAAGAGATGCCGGAAGTGGAAGCGGCCTTGAAGGAGATCAGGCCCCGGACAGAGGGCAAGACCGCGATGATGTTCGTCGGCGGCTCCCGGGCCCATCATTACAAGGAGCTCTTCGACGAGCTCGGCATGAAGACCATCTCGGCCGGTTACGAGTTCGGCCATCAGGATGACTATGAAGGCCGCCAGGTG
The Pseudomonadota bacterium DNA segment above includes these coding regions:
- the nifD gene encoding nitrogenase molybdenum-iron protein alpha chain, with the translated sequence MTTATKKKMVQWAPADLKAELIAKYPPKVARKRAKQIMINEALQNDTPTLTANVRTIPGIITMRGCTYAGCKGVIMGPTRDIVNLVHGPIGCSFYAWLTRRNQTDAGPDGENYMTYCFSTDMQEQDIIFGGEKKLAAAIQEAYDLFHPKSIAVFATCPVGLIGDDIHTVAANMKKKLGDCNVYAFSCEGYKGVSQSAGHHIANNQVFRHLVGENDVPKEGKYKINLLGEYNIGGDGFEIDRIFKKCGITCISTFSGNSTYDQFTSSHQADLNAVMCHRSINYVADMMETKYGIPWIKVNFIGAKATAKSLRKIAEYFGDKKLIETVEKVIAEEMPEVEAALKEIRPRTEGKTAMMFVGGSRAHHYKELFDELGMKTISAGYEFGHQDDYEGRQVLPNIKIDADSRNIEEIEVTADPTRFRPRKSDKQLKVLEKAGYRFKEYDGLAVDMEKDTLIIDDLNQYEAEKLVELLQPDIFCAGIKEKYSIQKLGVPMKQLHSYDSGGPYAGFVGAVNFYHEIDRLVNSKVWGYMKAPWQKNPQLSASYNWE
- a CDS encoding P-II family nitrogen regulator; protein product: MKEVIAVVRINMMNQTKQALTDCGVDAFFAHEAHGRGKGFVNPQILEGVEQGYEEAASLLGEKGKLYAKRMITAVVEDKMVKCVVETIINTNQTGMPGDGKVFVLPLSDAVRVRTGERGVKSIS
- a CDS encoding P-II family nitrogen regulator, encoding MLIMIRSIVRPEKADAVLAALMDAGFPAVTKYSVAGRGKQRGIKIGEVTYDELPKVMLMSVVNAADKDFVIQTIMDTARSKGKGAFGDGKIFVTEVEESYTISSGVKETAAAAEEVPA